The sequence below is a genomic window from Candidatus Methylomirabilota bacterium.
ACCGTGACCCACGTGGACACGCCGGCCCACTTCTTCTGGGAGGGCCAGATCTACAACGGCCGGTCCTGTAACCTCGTCACCGCCCGCGAAGGCGCGACGGTGGAGTCCGTCGAGCTGTTGCACGACGGCGTCGTGAGCCGGGGGGTCCTCCTCGACGTCGCCCGCGCCCGGGGCGTCCGCTGGCTGGAGCGGGGCGAGGGGGTGCGCCCCGAGGACCTCGAGGCCGCCGAGCGCGCGAGTGGCATCCAGGTCGAGCCGGGCGACGTCCTGCTGGTCCGCACCGGCCACTACGCGCGCCGCCTCGCCGAGGGCCCGGCCAACCCGACGCAGGCCGGCTCGCCGGGCCCCCATCCGGCGTTGCTGCCGTGGCTCCGCGCGCGCGGGGTCGCGATGTGGGGGAGCGACACCCACAACGACGTGACGCCTACCCCGTACCCCGCGATGGGCCATCCCTTCCACATCGGGGCCCTGGTCGGACTCGGGCTCTGGCTCATC
It includes:
- a CDS encoding cyclase family protein → MPGPTPSEDDVIGYLKTLSNWGRWGTEDELGTLNLITPAKRLAAARLVQDGIPVTCARPIVTDITADTTFQVMRFMVDSGEGRDTASPERLLQRRGAGEFIGMVFHGYTVTHVDTPAHFFWEGQIYNGRSCNLVTAREGATVESVELLHDGVVSRGVLLDVARARGVRWLERGEGVRPEDLEAAERASGIQVEPGDVLLVRTGHYARRLAEGPANPTQAGSPGPHPALLPWLRARGVAMWGSDTHNDVTPTPYPAMGHPFHIGALVGLGLWLIDNMNLEDVARACAERNRWEFLLTIAPLRLRNVTGSPVNPIALF